The Candidatus Angelobacter sp. DNA segment ACGACGTATCGCAAACGGCACCTCGTTGTCTTTGGCGAATATCTTCCCTTTGCACAGTGGCTTCCGGTTTTGCGAAAGCTCATTCCCATTCCTGGCGATTTCACTCCGGGCGACCGTTTCGTGCCGTTCGAGCTTTCCGGCGCGGCGAAGGCAAAACTCTCGGTGCTGATTTGTTTTGAAGACGTGTTTCCGCACCTCGTGCGCGATTACGTCGGGGCCGATACCGATTTCCTGCTGAACCTGACGAACGATGGCTGGTTCGGCGAAGGCGCGGCGCAATGGCAACAGGCGGTGGGCGCGGTTTTTCGCGCAGTGGAGAATGGCGTGCCGCTCATCCGCTGCACGAACAACGGTCTGACCTGCTGGATTGATTCGCATGGGGTGATCCGGGAGATTTTGGGCGGCGAAGGAAAGGCGGTTTATGCGCCCGGCTTCATGCTGGCAAAGATTCCACTATCCACGTCGGGACAAGGGCATGAATCGACGTTTTACAACCGTCACGGCGACTGGTTTGGGTGGGTCTGCCTGGGTTTGTCGTTGGTTGCTGTTGTTGTCCGCATTGTTCACAATCGACCAAGTCCTCCGGCCAACACCTTCCGTGACAGTAAAGGATGATGCCGATCAGCGTGAAACGCATAAAGTTTTTGATCGTTGCATTCGGTGCCATCGTAATTGCCCCGTTTCCATGCCGGGCGAAAACCGTCAATGTGCCGTTGAAAACCGGCGGGTCGATGCAGATCAAGCCGGCATCTTTCTCGAGGCGGATCTACCGCGCAAAGTGTATGGTACCTTGCAAGGCCAAATGAAATAAAGAGGCAGGTCATTCTCGACTGCGCGGCCCTGCCGTGGAATAATCACCACAACTCTTGGAACCGACAGAACGATGAAAACGACCCGATGCCTGTGCCTGCTGCTGGGAGCAGCGGCATTTATCAGTCCCATTTTCGGCGCGGATAACAGGTCCGCGCTCAGCGACGGGGAAAGTCCGGCCGACCATCTGCCGCCGTGGATACGACGCGTGACCTGGTTCGGTGAACGTGCCGACTGGTCGCACGACGGCCGGCGGATTCTGTTTCTGGAAAAAACGTTCGGCGACGTTTACGAGGTCGATCTGGCGACGGGCGTCATCCGCGCGATGACGCACCATTACCCCCATTACGGCTATACGCGCGCCCTTTATCTGGCCAACGGCGACATTCTGTTGTCCGGTCCTGACCATTTCGATCCGAAGAAACCCGGCGACGCGCGCACCCAATGCTGGCTTTATGTGCTGGGCAAGAGTCTGACCCGGCCCGCACTGCCGCTCGGGAGCAAGTGCAGCGAGGGCCCGGCCGTGTCGCGCAAGCGCATGCACATCGCGTGGACGCATGTCAGCGCGGAATATCCGGAGGAGATGGAGAAAGGTTCGTCGCGCATGCAGGAGGCCGACATCGTGGAGGACAACGGGACGGCGAAACTGGTGAACCAGCGGGTGATCATCGAGAGCAAAGACCTGCCGTTCAAATGCACGATGGAGACGCAGAATTTTGTGCCGCCGGACGAGAAAAAACTGACGTTCTCGGCGTACGGGTACAATGGCACCGACGTTGGCCTGATTGATCTGGAGACGAAGAAGGTGGTTGATCTGACGAACTCACCGGGTGAATACGACGAGCCCGAAGGCATTTTTCCCGACGGTCAGTACACACTCGTCGAGTGCGACAAGCAGAACCGGAAGGGCCCGAGCTACGTTGACCTCTGGAAGCTGCGTCTCGACGGCGGCGGCTACGTCGAGCGACTCACCTACTTCAGCGATTATCCGGGTTATAAATCATCCAATCCCGTCGTGAGCGACGACGGCCGGTTCATGGCCTTCCAGATGGCCAGGTCGAAGGACGCGGCCGGCGTCGGCTACGGTATTTTCGTTTACGACCTGCGACAGGCAAAGGCTCGCCCGCGGCAATGATTCTAACATGAAGTTTCTGGGATTTTATCCTGACAGTGTCGTGGCCAGGGTACGGGCGGCCGGTGTGCCTCCACGCATGCCGACGCTGGAGTGGTCGGTTCGCATGGGCGCGAGCGGGTTTTGTATCATTGGCGTGGTCGTGTTTATCGTCGTGGCATTGGCCGACGGCTG contains these protein-coding regions:
- the lnt gene encoding apolipoprotein N-acyltransferase; translated protein: TTYRKRHLVVFGEYLPFAQWLPVLRKLIPIPGDFTPGDRFVPFELSGAAKAKLSVLICFEDVFPHLVRDYVGADTDFLLNLTNDGWFGEGAAQWQQAVGAVFRAVENGVPLIRCTNNGLTCWIDSHGVIREILGGEGKAVYAPGFMLAKIPLSTSGQGHESTFYNRHGDWFGWVCLGLSLVAVVVRIVHNRPSPPANTFRDSKG